AATAACCTACAGTTTAAAATGTGGAGAACCAAGTGAGCAACATCCTCTACGTCAAGGCCTCCCCACGCGTGGGACGCTCCCACTCCATCGCCCTGGCCGACGCTTTTCTCACAGCGTACCTTGCCCGCAATCAAAATGACACCGTCGCAGAAATGGATCTTTTTCAAATGGATTTACCGGATCTTGATCCGGTCACTGTCCAGGGAAAGTACAATATCATGCACCAGCTTGAGAGCAGCGAGGGAGAGCGGCAGGCCTGGAAGCGCGTTGAGCAGTTGATAGAGGAATTCAAATCCGCGGACAAATACGTATTCGCCGTCCCCATGTGGAACTTTTCTATTCCCTACCGTTTGAAACATTTCATCGATGTCGTCACCCAGCCGGGATATACCTTTACCGTGGGAAGCAACGGTTACGAAGGATT
The sequence above is a segment of the Paucidesulfovibrio gracilis DSM 16080 genome. Coding sequences within it:
- a CDS encoding FMN-dependent NADH-azoreductase translates to MSNILYVKASPRVGRSHSIALADAFLTAYLARNQNDTVAEMDLFQMDLPDLDPVTVQGKYNIMHQLESSEGERQAWKRVEQLIEEFKSADKYVFAVPMWNFSIPYRLKHFIDVVTQPGYTFTVGSNGYEGLLQNRKALVAYASGGDYAPGSPTESFNFQSPYMDLWLGFIGITEVVSAAAAGMLGPNKEASKAKAIKRVQEIAEDF